The genomic segment CCTaccctctctggtcagacttttaagtacccgttttttaaccctttattttttatttttaaattttaatttttagtttgatattttggtgaaccattatggctactaatgtaaaaaaaaactaagtctcagttacaaaagaaaatacagtttcggAGTgcagaagatttggggcctaaacgaccTGAAACAGCCTCGGACTCGATTTCAGTGATCCCCAAGCTTCAGCAATCACCGgtggggacaaaagttaaagtaacaGCCACTCACCAATCTTAAGATGGTACTGGTTCGACCTGTTTTGTGGAAGGAGTGTGCTCCTGAGAAGTTGGGCATGAGCCTGGAGGCTTGCCACAAAAAACAACCTTGTTGTAAGAGATGGGAGCACAGAGGAAGAGAGCTGTGATGTTAGACACACAGTCTATAGCGACTGGGGGGCTTGAGTAGTGCTCTCCAAATAAAAAATCCTCCCACGGAGGATTccataattttattaaaaaatggtctgcggggggGGAGGACAgcgacgaccccctgaggaagtcagggggtTGTCGTTGGGTGTTCAAACTCGCAGCAAAACCAttagaatgctgccttttgaagtACAACCAGAAGAGGACTTGCCTTATTCTGccactgcacaggaaatggaaaaagagctggaagaaagtgagttacaaattgTGAAACTGGATCCTGCATTCCAAATTGCATCTCAACCTGTTtacatgatgtttgaaggtattgcttcttatttggatatCATTATTGGTCAATTGAAtagctggttcaaatgaatactgatatgagTTCAGAGctaactgtggttaaggcagaagctaaagaaaattgggaaaattttaaaaaaattgaagcttccttttctgaatgtaagCAACATGTACAATCTaatacagaaacaataataaaggtggaaaaatcagttaaagatttaggagcccgggaaagagaattaacaaaaaaaaaaagactatttggaaaatcaaaggagaagaaataatgtgaaaattgtgggtttaccagaaggtatagaacaggggtgtcaaactcaaattcacagacggccaaaattaaaaacttggactaagtcatgggccaaactaaatatttattgaaaatgttcaacaacatctgcatgttttctcttctttcaacatatgtaatgttaaactttttcttattaaaataaatgtttaataatagttttggttaaactctttccagaagaaacattaacaaatgagaaataaaatattcaatcaataatatttctctgtagcctttaagctccttttaaatgtttttttttcacaagccaacaagtcaaaaaaataacaacttgcttcaatgaaaatccaatctttcaactatgaacagtccaaagttaaccaaagaaaatattaatccgaGCTTcacttgctacactgtgatttactctgatgcacctgggtctaaaccagatacttggcatctcttcttagatgcaagttcatcaaactctggggtcagagtttgcctcccacctgtcttgaaaggtcctgttttctgtcttttgtttgaccatttttcgtaaggggtttattacatatGAGTTaggtgacaggtcgcagatgaaagtaaagagaggaggtgggggcgattagcgggctgacaggccggtgccaatgcatttgcaaagcattctgggatttgtagaattagctgtgcatgcgctatactggcgcggcggccagtgggccagctctaatacatatttcatATGATCATGCggtccaaatataattatatcatgggccaaatttggcccgcgggcctgagtttgacatgtgtggtaaagaaggtcaagatcctgtcaaattttttaaagattggattccccagatgctaggggaagagtcttttcctgatggattggtattggaaagagcacatagagctttaagaagaacacctttacttggtcaacctccaagagctgtgatagttcactgtttgaactgtttggatagagagacaattctttgacttgcagttcaaaatgcaagacaaaggcaagttccaatgatggttcagaatagtagagttttcttctaccctgatttcaATCAAGATGTTATCAGACATTgatgtgaatttaatccagttaaagacgtTTTATGGAGTAAAGGTtagaaatttgcttttcattaccctgctgtgttgaaagtttttaatggaaactatcagtctcaattctttgagaatgaacatgaggcaatggtttttgctaattcgctaccagatgtcagaggacaaagaaagagttcaccattatctcctaaaagaaaacctgatggtcttggaaatggaaaaaaatggcagaaatggaaagaacgggaatggaaagagttcatctactcttgaaattagttcaccatctggactggaatctcaaggctgaaaaaaatttttttttgtaatatgttaatatttttgattggctggctggggaggaggggattgcactaatttctttgttagtcatcagttttttttagggagttactattttttgttgttgttttcttcttcttattaacgaatattatttttatttggagggcctatatattttaatttgcaggttctatatataaatttttttttctttgttattattaattttgtgattatttttgatatttagtaattgtattagatatgtcaaatttgaagtttgttcatttaactctaaagctaagggagtagcaattttgatacataaaaacttatcttttgaattacagtcaatggaaatgaatgcaggacgtattcttaagttgaattgtaagatttttaatgaatttggactttacttaacatttatgcaccaaatgtggatgatgaagcatttattttggatgcatttttgcttctgggacaagctaatgaaaatgttttggttggaggagatttcaaatgtgttttggaacctttattggataaatttccaaaaaatgttaaaaaatccaaaatggcaattcatattcgagctttgatgaaagattttaatttagtggacatttggcgacgtctttacccaacagagaaggatttttctttttattcatttagacatgaatccttttccagaattgatttttttttagtatcggcacatttacaggggaaaatactacaagcagaatataaaagtctggtaatttcagatcattctttgttgtattttacttgtgaGAGTTCTGAAGAAGTTCGTGCAGCTtctcgttggagattcaatacgatgttgttaaaaaaagtggaatttattgaatttgttaaaaaaacatcaattttttCTTGGAAGATAATGTAAATtctgttcagagtaaatttatattgtgggatgctatgaaagctcacttgagaggtcaaataattagttatacttctaaggttaaaaagaactATTTGAccgagagtcttgaattagagaaacagattgatgaattaggaaaggaatttcagagaggtgacagaaaatcagaagttagagttgtctagattgaaattgaaatacaatacgttgtaatcttatcaatttgaatgcttgattaatagatctataCAACGGtgttatgaatggggtgagaaagcacataaagtacttgcatggcagttaaataaaaaacaggtatcaagggttattaatgcagtcagacgaaattcaactattacttacaaacctcgtgagattaatgatgagttttactTATTTTATAAGAAactatacttctgaggaaaaacaggagagtggATCGATTGATTCCTTTTTATCGATGTTGAAATTACCGGTATTAGAAGAAGATATATTAGAGCTGAAGGCTCCTttcactgatttggaaattaaatcggctatgttggaaatgccgagtggaaaatcacctgatgatgatgggttttcggttgaattttataaggtattttatgatgatttatctacagtgtttggagatgtgttacgacagattaaagaacattatgatttacctgaatcatgctctagtgccttaattactgtaattcctaagaaggatagaaacccgttaaaggtgtcttcatatagaccaatttctttgttgaatgtagactataaaataatagctaaagtattagcgaatcgattgactaaatttttacctaagttgatccatcttgatcaaacaggtttcataaagaatagatttgcttcagataatattcttcgagtgattagtttgTTTAATAAGTAtcgacagtgccctgaccatccaatggtgatatcttttgatgcagaaaaggcttttgatagagttgagtggaactttttatttaaagtctgagagaaatttaagtttggtccttcttttattggttggattaaagctttatacaataaaccaatagccagggtattgacaaatggtcagatcttggAACCTTTTGGATTAACTCATTCAACTCGACAGGTtgccctttgtctccagctttgtttgcattagtaattgaacctttagcacagttgatatgaTAAAATACACAGAaaaaaggtatgagagttttagatgaggagtataaaattaatttatttgctgatgatgtattggtgtatttaacaaaaccagctcagtcacttttacacttgaaggagtgtttaacacaatatggatctttatctggctataaagttaattgggaaaaagttaaattttaccgataggtgaaggagattattcagtttataagaatattattaatttgaagtggactgattgaattaaatatttaggtataaatgtggatgttgattatcaatctatataaattaaattatgtaccattaatgaaaaagatcaaagctgatttgattaagtagaaggatcttcctataaatttaattggaagaataaatacaattaaaatgaatatctttccatgtatacaatatttgtttcagtcaattccatgtttacttaataagaattttttccaagatttaaataaaatggttagggaatttttatggaagggtaaatttccgagagtagctttgaataaattagcttggaaatatgcattaggaagATTAcgtttacctcattttcaaaattattatgaggcagctcaatttaaatttattacaatggaatttattaaatggatttggaacggtcccctagttgggctaaaattgaaatgacaaatatttttgaatttgaaatacatcaatttttgtttcggtggaatttaaatttattacaacaatataatgtgcccatatgtattggaggatttaaaccatgttttttgccctgcaaggctgagaatcagtaacctgcttgagactcagcagacatcagctaaattccaccatggggcccagagatacagttatctgacaaaaagacatctgtgtaccaagaacatttaattttcctgcttgttttggtcacagtctttcaggcagagacctaaccttgacgcaaaataaaccattgtattcaaattgataagatgaaAGTTATGTTATTCGATAGCTTGCTCGTTTATCTTTattttttgtgctgggaataggtactTGAGTAagtagtttttgggtaatataagatGCTGAAgcttgagactctccgagaggtggaaacatctctcagcaagaagaagaacttctagagtccagctaacatcccggtcgggagaggtggaaaagctgctaccagcgccccgacaacctactacaagtgtgcggtcgttgcctcgctttggcagttgcgaccagtccaggcattagtaagtataattgggaaggacttgcatattgtagtttgataacagctttagaatttgtaataaagatttgtataaactgaagtgctctcggtagctcaaacactgtgaccaatctaaaacgaacaaagtgagaggtacaagtttacccaggacaccttactgaagttatggatgaggaaaaatagaacgaaaggttctaagggtaaattattgactttaacatcgttatataataatcaacttgttcctttttcaatgcataatcaatgtttattacattggaaatctaaaggtataaaaaatttgggggattgttttaaagaaggtcagtttttatcttttaatcaaatgagggaagattttggtattaatgagaattctttattcgtttattatcaacttcgatctttagtaaaacaaatatttggtagagacaTGATTTTACctaattgactaaatttgaatcttttcttatGATTTTTACCAAAGAAGGGATACATTTCAttcatgtatcaaatattacaggggaGTATGGAAGTAAaaggatgggatagatctaagattaactgggaaaaggatattaattttattttttctgaggatgactggttagatatctgtcgtgatagtgttactagattgataaatgtttgttatgcaatggttatttacaattttttacatcaattttatttaacacctgaaaagtttttaaaaatatggttttagtgaatcagattcttgttttaggtgCGGTAAtccggttggaactttttttcatggtgtttggttatgtgtacatatacaatctttttggaaagcaattcaattgtttttggaacatttgtataagattaaaatacttttagacccggcaatatttttgttaggtaagtagaagcctttgaaagatttgggcttagataaatttcagatttgtttcgtacatttagctttatctgcagcaaaaaaatgtatagcaagtacatggaaaaatgctaatgtgactgatattaatagatggcatcatgagatgaaaacttgtttggtaatggaaaaaaatcacgtatgttttacatgatcattattctttttttcttaatgtggtctttatattcagaatatttacatttaaatttactttgattagattttagtaaatatattttagtttttttttctttttggctcccctaaagagagctggctgagagggggggttctttttttttctcttttcttttttatataatttttttttattgttcacaatatgtactttttttattgtatgtaataaccttgttgaacgaataaataaagttgtgaaaagAGACACGGAGGGaaatggaatttggagcaaagacccaatctgctggaggaactgagcgggTGGGAGAAAGAGACTGGTCAAGATTTCGGGTGTGCAACCTTTCAACAACATTGGTGAAGCACCCCGTCCTGAAATGTTGACAGATTTCTATGTCACTAATGCTGCGCGACACCCCGAGTTCCACCAGCAGGTTGCCTATTGCAACACTGGTCGATTCATGTCATATGAAGGTCGCCTTGAGTACATTCCTCTTACAGAATGTGGACTTTATTCTCAGTTCATTGATGCTGCTTTTCAGAATTGGTGCTGGTCAAATATACATGTTGGTATCGCCTCCCTGCATCCTTCACCTTGACAAATATTCTCGGGCAGCTGAAAAGAACCCAATAGCCCATTCGATTGTACTTTTAGTTTTCCTTCCTGCTTCAATTTCAGTCCATGTTGTGTCCAGAGCTGTACGAACACACTTGTGTGTGACCCAATGTTTTGCCCATCTCCAATAAAGATCCACTGCGCTGTGGCCTGTAATTCATCGGCTCAACTTCATCCAAACTACATAGACTCACTCAGTCCTGACTCCTGCACCCCTCCTACTGCATAAGTTTCCTCCAAGTGCCTGACTGCTATTCGCACTCCTACCAAAAATGTAGCACGTGGAAGATTACTGTAAATGGCAACGCGAAATGTTGCCGAATGAATAAACAAGtaactgaaattggaacaaagagTTGCTGGATGAACTGAGCGGGTAGACAGTAGGAATCGCGGAGAGAATAAACTGGTTCAGGGTAGGTTCAATAGTGATGGGAGACATTGACTGAGGGTTCGGAGGAGTTTGTCCTTTGGCGAATGAACGATTTTATTAATATATTATATACAATTGCAGTTGAGTTttgttcttttcctttttctctccctttcATAACCTGTGCTGCAGGTTACTCATTCCGGAAAAGGAAATGGAGCCGGGCTGTTGGTGACATGTGGTTACCGACCAATCTCAAACGTAGCTTCTGGAGATCGCACACTGGGAATTAGACCTGATGTTCCACAGTGGTTCTCGCTCTCTGGATCCACAAACATGTTCAACCATCACCTAACCTAGCACAGATCAGCAATTTGTTCTCGTTTCTGATCGCCTGCTTTTGAACACTGTGTGCTCATGAACGAGTGTTTGGGAAACCGTCAAGATGAAAGGGGCTGGATTTCCCAGCTGCTGTGAGAATGAAAGCAACTCTGAGCTAGTGAGACCAGCTGAAGCCCTCTCTTTCCCCAACATCATCAGTAGTAATATTTAAACATACGTTATTACGACTTATTTGATagtgaacttttttttctctcgttTGGCTTTAACCAATCACCCTTAATTCAGGGTCGACAGCAGACCTTGGCCTGCTCCAAAATCCATCCTGTAGCCACATCCCTTTGAATGGTGTCAGTTGTATAACTCCAGTGTTTCCCTTTTCACCATGAGAGCATGAAATGAATGACCATTACAGGACATCACACACCTGCAAATGAACTGGTTCCTCCATGGGGAGGAAACATGGTTCTCTGATCATTCTGACGGAATTCTCTGCTTTTGGGAATGCAAGGGTAGAAATTCCCGTTTCACCATATCCTTATTACACTCTGCGCTGACTGTCCTGCACTTTTAAATCCGACTTGGAAGCTGTTGCTCCTTTATTAGAAGATGTCATACATTAAGCATCAGCTGAAACTAAGAATACCAAATGTGATTTAGTCAGTGGTTCAGTGAGTATTTCTGCTTCcatactttgtgtgtgtgtgtgtgtgtgcgtgtgtgtgtgtgtgcacacatgtTCTCCAAATTCAAGATCATCTGTGAATTAATCTTCTGCACAAAAGAGACAAGAAATCCcacaattatatttaaaatatattttttcttgctaATGTATATTGCCTCACCAGCATTTCTAATCTATTCTAAACAGCACTGGTGGGATCATCTTTCGTCAACATGGATAGTAGAAGGTGGCAAGTCAGCTTATGGACTGCATATGTCCTCAGCATCATTACCCTGCTATGTCCAAGGACACAAGGGGCTAAAATACTGGTTGTACCTGTTGACGGGAGTCACTGGATCAACATGAAAATTATAATCGGAGAACTGAAACTTAAAGGACATGACATCTCTGTGCTTTATACAGCAACTTCCTGGTACATCAAAGAAAAACCTGATCTGTATCAATTGATTGTGGTTAAATTGTCATATGATTTTGGAGAAATTAAACTGAATTCTAAGCTTGAAATATATGTGAAAAAGTCACTGGAGTATCTCCAGAGTGGTTGGAACTTAAGCCGCAATTTTATGATGAAAAGGTTGTTTGTAAATACTTTGTACGATTTCCATCAAAGTTATCACATTTTTAACTTTGAGATTTTTGAAAACCAAACTTTGTTAAATCAACTTAAAAATTCCAATTTTGACTTGGTGCTCACAGATCCTGTTTTTGCAACTGGCCCGATGCTTTCCCATTATTTAAAAGTTCCACTGGTGTATAATATTCGATGGCACCTCAATGGAGAAGCTCATTTCCTCTCTGCCCCATCACCATCTTCCTTCATTCCAGTCCCTGGCTCACAATTCACAGACAAAATGAATTTTTTCCAAAGAACATTAAATCTCATGCATAACCTTTATCATCTAGCGGTTACCGAAATGTTTATATACCCAATGTATAATGAAGTTTGCCATCGGTATCTAGGACCAGATACAGATATCCAAACAATCCTTCAAAGGGCTGATGTGTGGCTGATTAGAGTGGATTTCATCTTTGAATTCCCACGACCAACCATGCCGAATATTGTCTACATTGGAGGGTTCCAGTGTAAACCAGCCAAACCACTGGCTGCAGAGCTTGAAATATTTGTCCAAAGCTCAGGGGAGCACGGACTTATTGTGATGTCATTGGGTTCCGTTATCAATTCTTTGCCAATGCAGATTACAATGGAAATAGCAGAAGCTTTTGCTCAGGTACCCCAGAAAGTTATTTGGAAATATGATGGAGTAGCCCCTCCCCATCTAGGAAATAATACCCTTCTGGCAAAATGGATCCCTCAGAATGACTTGCTGGGACACCCCAAAACACGAGCCTTTGTTGCTCATGGTGGCACCAATGGCATTTATGAAGCCATCTACCATGGGGTGCCAGTAATCGGCATGCCTTTGATTTTTGACCAGTTTGACAATTTAGTTCGACTCGAATCCCGAGGTGCAGCAAAGGTGATTAATGTTGCAACCATGCACTCATCAGATCTCGTGCAGGCACTTAACGAGGTGATCAACCACACATTTTATCGGGATAACATGAagaaactctctgctctccaccgGGACCAACCAGAGTCACCAATGGAAAGAGCCATCTTTTGGATTGAGTACGTGGCCCGACACAAAGGAGCTGGGCATTTGCGCTCAGAGTCCTACCGACTCCCCTGGTACGCTTACCATTGTGTGGATGTGATGATCCTTCTGTTGTTCATCTTACTCCTGGtaacagtgtttgtgggtgtcaCACTGAAGAAACTTTGTCGTGctgttctgaaaaaaaaacaaaagtctgAGTAAcattaaataaaacaaaaggccctccatcttgggagatggACTTTTAAATTGTCCCTCTACCTAATCCATGAATTTTGTAGAGAGCAGATTAAACTTAGGAGTAATTGGTTAGTGAAATAATTGCTTTTGTTCTTTCATTGGGAAATTGTAATGAATTGTTCCAAATGTATAAGTTGATTTGTTTATGTACAGCTATTCATTAGTAAGTAAAATATGTTCACTTGGTCATCAACTATCAGGTCAGACTTGTTTCCCTTTCTCCTCAGTAAATTGGGGCAACACTTTACTGATTACCAAGTGAATGTTCTGATAAAGTATCTAATTTATACCAGGACAGACATCAAATTGTTGCTGATCAACATTTGCAGCAATCCCTCAGATTGACATGGCACATTCATTTAGTGCGCATGAAGATTTTACAGGAGTACAAGGAACTGTTCTCATCATCATGAAATGTCATTCCATGAagaatatttttgtttttcatgcaAAGCTCACAAGCAAATTTCTGAcctttgtggaaagataaaagttTTACAAACCAAGTATTGGTAATTTCATGTACCTGTGTTTATTCTACTTTCCACCAGTGGGAAGATTATCAATGGGGAGTTACTTTTGCTGAAGATGATTTAAAAATCATGATTATGtgcagtttaattttaaaatgctttAAATTGTATTTCGTTATTAAAATAATATTACATTAAAAATTT from the Narcine bancroftii isolate sNarBan1 chromosome 14, sNarBan1.hap1, whole genome shotgun sequence genome contains:
- the LOC138749888 gene encoding UDP-glucuronosyltransferase 2C1-like isoform X1 → MLKKQTFKTLVGSSFVNMDSRRWQVSLWTAYVLSIITLLCPRTQGAKILVVPVDGSHWINMKIIIGELKLKGHDISVLYTATSWYIKEKPDLYQLIVVKLSYDFGEIKLNSKLEIYVKKSLEYLQSGWNLSRNFMMKRLFVNTLYDFHQSYHIFNFEIFENQTLLNQLKNSNFDLVLTDPVFATGPMLSHYLKVPLVYNIRWHLNGEAHFLSAPSPSSFIPVPGSQFTDKMNFFQRTLNLMHNLYHLAVTEMFIYPMYNEVCHRYLGPDTDIQTILQRADVWLIRVDFIFEFPRPTMPNIVYIGGFQCKPAKPLAAELEIFVQSSGEHGLIVMSLGSVINSLPMQITMEIAEAFAQVPQKVIWKYDGVAPPHLGNNTLLAKWIPQNDLLGHPKTRAFVAHGGTNGIYEAIYHGVPVIGMPLIFDQFDNLVRLESRGAAKVINVATMHSSDLVQALNEVINHTFYRDNMKKLSALHRDQPESPMERAIFWIEYVARHKGAGHLRSESYRLPWYAYHCVDVMILLLFILLLVTVFVGVTLKKLCRAVLKKKQKSE
- the LOC138749888 gene encoding UDP-glucuronosyltransferase 2C1-like isoform X2, with protein sequence MVLSGKALVGSSFVNMDSRRWQVSLWTAYVLSIITLLCPRTQGAKILVVPVDGSHWINMKIIIGELKLKGHDISVLYTATSWYIKEKPDLYQLIVVKLSYDFGEIKLNSKLEIYVKKSLEYLQSGWNLSRNFMMKRLFVNTLYDFHQSYHIFNFEIFENQTLLNQLKNSNFDLVLTDPVFATGPMLSHYLKVPLVYNIRWHLNGEAHFLSAPSPSSFIPVPGSQFTDKMNFFQRTLNLMHNLYHLAVTEMFIYPMYNEVCHRYLGPDTDIQTILQRADVWLIRVDFIFEFPRPTMPNIVYIGGFQCKPAKPLAAELEIFVQSSGEHGLIVMSLGSVINSLPMQITMEIAEAFAQVPQKVIWKYDGVAPPHLGNNTLLAKWIPQNDLLGHPKTRAFVAHGGTNGIYEAIYHGVPVIGMPLIFDQFDNLVRLESRGAAKVINVATMHSSDLVQALNEVINHTFYRDNMKKLSALHRDQPESPMERAIFWIEYVARHKGAGHLRSESYRLPWYAYHCVDVMILLLFILLLVTVFVGVTLKKLCRAVLKKKQKSE
- the LOC138749888 gene encoding UDP-glucuronosyltransferase 2C1-like isoform X3: MDSRRWQVSLWTAYVLSIITLLCPRTQGAKILVVPVDGSHWINMKIIIGELKLKGHDISVLYTATSWYIKEKPDLYQLIVVKLSYDFGEIKLNSKLEIYVKKSLEYLQSGWNLSRNFMMKRLFVNTLYDFHQSYHIFNFEIFENQTLLNQLKNSNFDLVLTDPVFATGPMLSHYLKVPLVYNIRWHLNGEAHFLSAPSPSSFIPVPGSQFTDKMNFFQRTLNLMHNLYHLAVTEMFIYPMYNEVCHRYLGPDTDIQTILQRADVWLIRVDFIFEFPRPTMPNIVYIGGFQCKPAKPLAAELEIFVQSSGEHGLIVMSLGSVINSLPMQITMEIAEAFAQVPQKVIWKYDGVAPPHLGNNTLLAKWIPQNDLLGHPKTRAFVAHGGTNGIYEAIYHGVPVIGMPLIFDQFDNLVRLESRGAAKVINVATMHSSDLVQALNEVINHTFYRDNMKKLSALHRDQPESPMERAIFWIEYVARHKGAGHLRSESYRLPWYAYHCVDVMILLLFILLLVTVFVGVTLKKLCRAVLKKKQKSE